Part of the Xenopus laevis strain J_2021 chromosome 2S, Xenopus_laevis_v10.1, whole genome shotgun sequence genome is shown below.
taaaattctcaactgttctgaaataatcaaattacaCTTTCCTCTCCCActctttattttctcttcatgcaggagttgggagccagattttgaatattgaattttcatgatagtttccctttaaatttcttATGTTCTACACTGGGCTGACACTTCTTTCCTCTGAAAAAACACACCTGCCCACAGAGACAGTTTAATAATATATTTGACTTTAGCTGTACCACAGGGTTTTCTAGAATAATGAAAGAAGATGTCAGCAAAGGACTCTGATGAAGGGAACCCAACCTTTTTAGAGAGTGTTGACACTGGGTAGAACATAGAACATAAGCATAACCATATGTTAGTCACTGGGGGcacataacaaaattagacccACCCAGTGATTTTTAGCTTCATTTGTCAACCCTGAACATCACAAATCTGGCCCTTTATGCCACTGTGTTGCCCTTTAGATGTCAAGCCCTGTCTCTTGTTTGGTTTTTGCCATAGGCAGAGAAAAAAGGTAGCAACCCAGCAATCCCAACAGAATGAAACACTATCTCATAGAAAAAAATAAGGCTGTTTAGTTCTAATTCTTCAGAAATGCTAGAATTTGTTTTGGTGGGGTTCTAGTTGTTGGAGATAATTTGTAGAGAATTTTTATTTCACTCTTTCGTACAGCCATAATATTGTCTATGAAACCATAATATATGACCGTGATTTTTCTAATTATACTGCTGCATTCAACATCACACCACATGTTCAGATAGAAATAAAACTTTAACAATGATGACCTTTAATACAGAAAACGAGATACATATGCCGACAGATACAAATGGAGGCTGTGCACTCTTTGTCTGACTAGTAAAATGAATATGAGGTATGTGCAGGTGGCAATGTCACTTTCTTCTGCCACTAAGTGGCTATATTTTTAATCTCAAGATGAAACTGTGTGTAATattttatctttcagtgctggTCCCTTTTGATCTAACCGCATCGTATGTTGCCAGTAAACATGCACTGCAGGATAGAGTAAAAGACAACCCAGAAACAAAGGATCTTTGGTGTTCACGtgataatacttttttttcatgaagTTAGTATGAAAATGGTTATGGGGCATCTGTATGTAACAAAAATTATTGTAATTCCTCTTGTGTCAAAGGGCTGTTGTGCAAATTTTCACAACAGTTGCTCTCTATCAATTAAGTGGAACTCATAATGcaagaaatgaaatgaaatgtaattctaagcaaatttccaaaatacatatttttgtattcaaaaatgcatttattaaatattaaaaatatatatatatatattaaaaagatatTTGTAATTGATACTGAAATCAGTatttgccccttaatattctGTGCACTGCTTATGGGCAGCTGTATGTTCCATGGGGCTCCCAGCCATGGTAAGGGACACAACCATTATTTCTCATGAGCTTTAGTTGCTCACCATTTTCGGCCAATGGCATTCTTGAGCATTTATTTGTAAGGAGGCCCATCTGTAACTACTCCTTAAGCATTAgacaggattttttcccccctatgTGGCAGTGAGGGAAACGGTTCCAACGGGCTGCTCAAACGGGTATAACCATTTGCTGTGTAGCTGATCTATGTCTTTAAAGTATCAAAATAGACCAGTGGTTCCTGCACTGTGGGGCTTGCTCTCCTGAGGGAATTTGGAGCAGTGCAGGGGGGCTGAGCCTAAAGGCTGAATGACAATTTGCATTCATAAATATAACTTTGGGGTGAATATATTTGCTGGAATATATTCTTGGAACCATGGTTGGATGACtaatatatattagtattattatataataatataatattttccttTGTCTTTGACCTTCTAGGAGAAGTTAAACTACTGATGTAGACATTGTATAGAAAATAGCATTATAACGTAGAGGGGGGTATGCTTGCTTTGTATGTTTATTCTTCTAACCCGcttaattctttttattttcagaactccATTCGACATAACCTTTCTCTCCACACACGCTTTATTCGGGTGCAAAATGAGGGAACAGGAAAGAGTTCCTGGTGGATGCTTAATCCAGAAGGTGGTAAGACTGGTAAAACACCCAGGCGGAGGGCAGCTTCCATGGACAATGCCAATGGAAAATTCATTAGAATGAAAGGCAAGGCTGGGAAGAAGAAGCAGCAGGTGCAGTCAGCCCCTGAACGGACAGTGGAGGGCAGTCCCTCGTCTCAGCATGCCAAGTGGTCTGAGAGTCCATCTTCCCATACCAGTGATGATTTTGAAGTCTGGGCTGAATTCCACAGCAGGAGCAATCCTGCGACAGGTAACATGAGTGGGGGACTTTCACCCATAATAGCTAATGATGAGCCTGATGACTTGGAAGATGATGATGTGACCCCCTCTTCACCTCTTATGTACCCAAGCCCCTCCAGTGCCCTATCACCCAGCAATCGCTGCTCAGTGGAAATGCCAAGGTTGGCAGAGCTGACTGGCACAATTGGACTAGGTGATGGTTTAGCTGACCATCTTTTGGATGAGCTTCAGGATAGCTACCCTGTAGGCTCTGGTGCTGCTCTTCGTCATAGGAGTACTGGATTCTCTTTTTCCACAAAGTGCCCAACACTGAGCCCCCCTTCTGGGGCTTATTGTGGCTCCATCTACAGTCAGCCAGCCATGGCTATGATGAGAAGGTTGCCAATGCAGACAATCCAGGAAAACAAGCAAGCTGCTTATCCTCCAGGAAACACCTACAGGAATTCCTCAGTCCAGGATTTTCTCTCCGCTATGTCCTATGTTCACAAAGAGAGTTTAGGGCAAAGTGATCCTGGGTTGACAAATGTGCTTGGCACACAGCGCAGTCACAGACAGAACATTGGTATGTTAGGAAATTGTGACTCTGGACTAATGCCATATTCTACTGGCCTACTGAAGAGTCAAATCTTATATCACCAATCAACACTAAACCACCACTGCTCTGTTAACAACAGTGCCTTAATCAGTGGAAGTGGAATGGTGAACAACTCTGAATCCTGTAGCTTGGTTTCTGCCCAGCATCACACCTATTTCAGCAGCCAGTCTGGAAATGGAAGTCTGATGGAAGGGCCCTACCAAGCAActtaccatcatcatcatcatcatcaccaccatCCCCAGTTATACAACCAAGACAGATTCCCTACAGACCTAGATTTAGACATGTTTAATGGGACTTTGGAGTGTGATGTAGAATCCATCATTCTTAATGACTTCATGGACAATGATGAGATGGATTTTAATTTTGACTCATCACtgccacctcaaggtgggtataaCATGGCGGTTAATTCGCAGCCAGCCAATCAGAGTTGGGTACAAGGATAAACTTGAACCAGTATATATGTGTAGGGCGTTTTTGCACTGGTAATTGGTTTTGAGATATCTCCCTAAACTCCGTAAGATACCTGGACAATGATAAGCCTGCATACTAAGCTGTTAGGTTACTGTATATATCTACTTTTTTCAAACACCTGTCCTTATTCTAAAAGTGTTTTATAAGAACAAATGCTAGACCTATCTCTTTTGGGATAAAGAGGTTTGGTGCTGCCTGCTTTTGACAATTAATTTGATCAGGCAGTGCCCAGTTCTCATTCAATCATGTAAATGCATTTGCCACAAAGGATCAAATGTTCATTAACTGGTATGGTGTCTCACAAAAGGGAAGCTCTAATCAAAAAGTCTTCATTGTAAAAAGAGGTTACTGTCTTACTCCATAAGTAGATAATCATTTGATATTGTAAAACAGGCCACActttaaatattgtcttttttttatagagtATAAATATGGTAGGTCTTCCTTTAGGTTGaaatttaaattctaaattctaaaaaaaacgtTGGAAGCTTTTTGAAGTGACTTTTCAGCCATTCTTGTTTAGATTTTGTGTTTTCTGAGACTCCTTAATTTTAACCACCCTTTTTTTGAATACATTATGTAGAATCTTACGCCTACACATtatcattctcttttttttacaagacccaatcatttttcagttttatattAATCAATTACTTAACTAAAGAAACAATAATACCCTGTTATCCCAGAAGACTTAGTGCTTAGTAAGTCCTAAAATGTACAGACCTATCCACAGTCTGTAAACTATGAGTCCATGTAAGCTAATTCTCTCTGGTAAGAAAGCCTCTATATTTTCTTACCATGTATTCTgcaatttttatgtatttgcaaAACAACTTATTGAATGGAGCAGACAAAGAGAATAGATGCATTTTCCCATATGTAATATTTAGAGTTATTTTAGATGTGGCCTCACTCACTATGAAACAATGTACTAGTCAACGTTGCAGGGCATTTACCAAAATCATCAGTTGATGACTATAAGCTAATTTTAATCTAGAATATTGGTAAGTAAAAGTAAGATTTATATGGCTTAATACAAATCTTTCATttagcaaaataatatttttaacaaaaaaataaattgaatatcaTAAAACGTAAGCACAACATTTCCAGTAAGCACCTACCTTTTTTAAAGTTCCACCTAGTACTATATACCTGAACTGAGTATATACAAACAACTTTCTATAATATGATTCGAAAATTAACATGCAGCTTGTTCAAACAAAATTGGTGAACATAAACCTACGATTTTAAAACATCAATTAACTTTGGTGGGGGGGCACATTGTTTATGGCATTATTGTTTAATGCAAACCCTGTTAAATGTAACACTGTTCTTAGGTCACTTTTCTCTCCATTGGGATAAATCTTTTAAAAGTTGCAGTCATAAGTGCAGCTGACAATCTAATGTAGTAAACAGTGATTCAGTATCCCATGGCCCCTTTGTGTCTGCACCAAGCTGCAGTTGGATAACATAGGCAGACTGCGCTAATCACTACACCTACATCATTCTGTGGGTTACCCTTTCCCTGCAAATTTCAAATGTTGCTGTTTACATGTGTGTGTGATTTTATTTCATATGCAGAATTTAATATATACAGAACTGTGTACATACAGAAGATatattgtgaatttattttatttgtatattttcttttatgttctACGCACTCATGACATTTTATCCTCATGTTTTAAAGGACTGTTCGTTTTTATTAATGACCTCCATAGAAAATGATGAAGGCTGTGCTGTTATGGCAGTGTAGGGGAAGGGAGAACAATTACATATACCCTCCAGCATTGTGCAGTCAACAAATATGACTAATCCATGAAATAAATAGacttgaaatgttatttttttacacaatttaatAATTTCTTGTTGTGGATGTAATATGGAGGAATTGCAGTTTTGGGGATGATGGTTATTGAGTTGGAAACTACAAGGCTAACTCCTATTGTGCCTTATTGCACCTGGAAAGGCCATGTAGTATGTAACAAGTTTCAAAAATGCCTTCTGTAACTGAACATGCGCTCTGTATCTATACATTGACAACAAACTCTTGACTCTGTATAATGAAGCTGAGCATCaaaacactgctaataaaataacTATAATGTGTGATGATGCTCAGGGTCGCTACACAGAACGTTCTTGTACCTGTTATCCTCCTCACTGCGGTGTAAAGCGATTGTAATGTTTTTGAAAGTGTTGTCATAGTGCGTGGATTTTCAGATGTAACATAAAGCTGTGTATACTGActgtacagaatattttcaggaattaaactgttttaaatattATAACTGTGGCATTTGATATTAATATTAAACTACTCCACAACTATAAGAGGGGAATCCAGGCAGTGAGACAGTATACGGTGACTGCATTCTGCTCCctaatatgtttgtatatatcttatataaaatgtctgtgtatatatcgtatatatatttatatagcactgcttGTTTATGCAGTGCTGTACATTCAAGAAATACACAGTAAACCAATAGggaaaagttgaacttgataaaAAGTTGTCTTTTTAACTTTGGGCACAAAAAACAGGGGAAGGGGATCTATAATAAAGGGACAAAAGCAAGTCGGTATGTGGCAGGGATCAGGGTTTAGAGACATATGCCCTGCAGTTATTAAAATCAGGAGAAGATAAAGAAAGTTTTATATAGCATGTGAGAGCTGGAATATAGATGGGAGTCAGAAAAATATATGATGGCAGTCAGTGCGTGTATCAACCTTCAGAACACTGAGCAGACAAGCAGAACAAAGAAGGGATTTGCAGTGTCgagcgtacggaggggggtggggggcccggctgcgcgtcctgcgccagggcccacccccctctagttacgtttctggggATTTGGATATTATTTGCAGCTTTGGAGATCACTTTCACCTACTCAGGAACAAGTCCATATAAAAGGGACCACACTGGTACAGCTTCTTCTAAACTCTAGTATTTTATACATGTAACATACATTTTGAACTCCATTACCTAATTTATGTTAAGGTTTTGAAAAGGCTTATAAGGGCACAGCAGTCTGCAGTGGTTCCTCGAGTTCTGAGCAAGGCATCAAATCACATCATCTCTAGCTAGCACACAAGTGTAATGTTATCAGCATTATACTCCCCAAGACTTTTATGGATCATTGAAGCATTGGGAGGAGAAGCCTTGTGGTGACACAATGCAGTcattgctaaaaatgttgtattagTACAGTATAGGAACAAACCCCTAAACACTTCTGCCATAGTTACAGCTATGTATGGTGTCCACCTAACATATGCAcattaaaatcactgaaaatgttaTTAGGTTTTTGCCATCTGCAGATCATCTCAACATTTATAAAACACTCCCAGAACCTCAGAATCACAGACTGTCCATTTTGACTGCCCTTTCTTTGGTTCAGCTCATAGAGGCTAGGGAAGTCCATCAATTTTAGTGTTTTACATTGATGATTTAAATCCAGTCAGCAAGATTAGCTGTGCATTTACTACTCTCCAAAAGGCAGGTAAGTCAGTGATATGATTCCTTTCCCTTTTATCCATCCGAGTCATGATTGAACCTAAATTGTTCTTCATTCCAAGCCTTCCTTTGTTTGTTGTCTTCAGACTTGAGAATAAACATAAATATTCCATTTCTACTAGCCTACCTGTGGGTGTAATATATCCACAATATGCATGTGCACATTATATATGCCTACAAAGGGAATTGTAAAATTAAGAGAGTAATAATTAGCTAGGACATAAAAGACAAGAAGCTAAGGAAGAGAAAAGCACATGAAAATATAAAAGAGGAATACTCAGGTAATGAGAAtggatatatacaatatatatatatatatatatatatatatatatatatatatatatatatatatatatcttattgtgCTACAGCTTTAATAGGTTTCAGAAGTACAAACCATTTGGTTCTGCATAATATGATCTAAACAATGTACACATGGATTCTAACATGTTTTTAAAACTAGAACAATCACACTTTATTCACTTAGATAACTCATCTGGAGTATACCCATCCTTGTATGTTTTGAGCTTTGCAAGGGACCAGTTATATTCAAGCTTATATTTCACCCTTTTAAAAACCATTTAATGCTTTCTCTCAGCTGTACCTCGTGTTAAATTCCAGCTATAATGTTTAACTGTACAACGTACACCCTCAGTAATATTACATCAAAGGTGTGGAATTGAAAGTGGAAAATTGTGCTTTCCTTGCTCTATCGCATGAGGCTCTACCTTGATTTGAAAGCAGTGTTACTACTGAAAGGGAAAGCCTCCTGGAGCACTGAGCTTCTGCAACAGCTAAATTCATGAAGATAAAGAAGTGCAGGTGCTGCCCATTCTCTTACCTGTTTGGGGGAGAAAAATGTGCCTTTAAGCAAGAATTAACTTTATGATGAATATGATGTCTGTatagtcattttcttttttaatgcatGTTTAGTAATGTAATGTTATACAGTTGCGTTCAGAATAataacattggggctcatttataaacagaggGCAAAttggcacatgggcagtaacccatagcaaccagtgattagcattgttcaggcagctgcaggttgagcactgaaagcaatcatttgattggttgccttgggttactgcccaggtgcaaatgtgcccattgTTTATACAGCAAATTAGCTccatgtgtttaaaaaagtgaataaagctcaaaatccttataatagcttttatttccaaagaacacacaaatgcattgggaacactgcacattctattccaaatcaatatatgaagaaaaatgtatgaaatgtgtgttatttatttacagaaagtgaagaaaggggaatattaggctgttccaaaaatagcagtgtctgaattcttctttataaactcacacattcactgtataaactaaaaaatgtttcaaggtttcgctttcctttgaatcactgaactaatatttagttgtataaccagtgtttctgagacctgctgcacatctgtgttacatggagtcaaccaacttctggcacctgttacattccacaattcttctgcatttcttggttttgcctcaaaaacagcatttctgatgtcaccccacaagttttctattggattaaggtcctggGATTGGGTTgaccactccataacgtcaatcttgttggtctggaaccaagatgttgctcatttactggtgtgtttggggtctttTTCTTGTTGacacccccatttcaagggcatttcctcttcggcataaggaaCATGACatattcaagtattttgatgtattgaaactgatccatgatccctggtatgagataaataggcccaacaccatagtgtGAGAAACATCcgcatatcatgatgcttgtgccaccatgcctcactgtcttcacagtgtactgcgccttgtttgggggtcgtctgacaaactgtctgcagcccctagaccccaaaacaacaatcttgctttcatcagtccacaaaatgttgctccatttcaCTTTAGGCCAGTCAAAGTGTTCTTTGCAAATTGCAACCtcttcacataggtgtcttctaattgtaacagtactgaCAGGTAACTTTTGACCTTCTttgttttggttgccattttaaagcagttGAGATCATTTTAACTCAGTAGTCTATAATTTTCTGAACTTCTTGTGCACTTCTTGTCCCCTCTCCAATTAAGTATGCTGTTCTGAACCATGTttggaatgacccattttactcagatagacaaatgcactataaccagcatgcacaacgtttgctgccttccttcctttaataagggctgtaattgataCCTGTCTTTTCCttcacctactagtaaattatttccatgtagaaatataatttctaacaGACAAGGGAAAGTGGTGCTCacagctttcccttgtttgtcatagtttatacaggagctgtggccagctccatgttttaGCTCCCACACTATActgctatagtcaggtgatctcactggtggccaataaaaactAACTTATTTGGCAATGAAAGACTCGGTTTATTCCTTTGAGTGGGATCTACAACACTTGCACTGTAGAAATATGTTACTCCAACAAACTGTCCAGTGGGCGTATCATCACCATGTTTCTCAGGtagtactagggttgccacctggccggtattttaccagcctggccggtaaaaatgattgttgatcccaatgttattaatagagaaaaaagataaatatataggaaggccggtatttttttccagaaaaggtggcaaccctaggtagtaCAGAGAAGTAAATTTTGAACTAAAACTATAAGTCAAATATGAAAgcacaattatttttttgcttaGCAAGAAAAgagaatggatgtaactacgcaaattcactaagatgcggattttactgaacgttatctcttgcaccagacttgtcatcaccacctcagaccaggcgaagtgcaatagagtagataggacttcctcaaaaaatagttgaatatttttctaagtcccaaaaaacgctactgtcttttcctttttacaggatgataggctgaaaaatagcggaATTGTTTTTTGAGATAAGCTTCcaccttacatttcctaacatatggcacatcaaCTATACActggcaatataacaactttattttattttattaaggtttcccggacttgtgtagtgtaatgtattttctgcaacatatacgtccattgaactttaacttcccgccgtatgcaaattaggcaacgctagcgcaactttgattcgattggcgcagtaacactagtgcaacttcgccagcgttcagcaccctggacgcaacttcggattttcgcgaattagcgttgtcctggcgaatctatgcctgtgAAGTGTTTTGCTGTgaacgaagccgtcgctggcggattttcagaggttagtgaatttgcccctaagatggCACTGGATCCCTGATGGCTAACTATTCACGTAAATGCTCTGCGTTGTAAGTTGAAATGTGTTCTTTACCGTGTGATCACAGTGTATTTAAAGACTGTTACACATTGGCCAATCACCATTCTATTAGCCTTGATACTAATACAGAATCACAGAGAATGAaataattatataacatatatatatatatatatatatatgtatatatatatatatatatatatatatatatatatatatttatatatataatatgaaacaCTGGAAGTAATTCTGCATGAGATTCAGGTATTTCTGAACGTTTTCTATGCTTCTGATTGCTATGGTAATATATGACAATTAACTGCACCCACTCTAACCTGTGCCGGTGACAACCTGATCTTTTGGCCTATGCTCCAAGTAGGTTAGTTATTAACAGTGGAACACCAACCATGGTATATCCATCTTCAATTTCACCAATGTAACTAGGGAACTACCAACATTATAGAGAGATCCATTCATGCTTCCAGTTTGCTGGCCACACTCCTAATGCTGTCATAATTTGCCATCCAGATTGTTATAGGTTTATATCACAATTGGAGTCTGTGGGTGATGATAAGAATGGTTTTTAGAGGGACAATGGCTGCTCAGGCAAGGTTACAAGCAAGATTAAatgcttatatttttatatatttttgtagaactaaaacaaaaagcaaataattacttTTTGATCTCGAAAGATTTCCCTTACATACCTATAGCAGtatagttaaatataaatattactttcagcttaaaacacatataataatgcTAAAAATTAAAAGGAATGCTGAACTCACTTAGCATTTAGCCTGATGTCCTAAATGGGCTTTTGAGATAAACTATGATTCATGGTTTTTCTGGCTATGGCCATTaggaaaaactgaataaatacaaGCAGGTGTTTGTATTATCTTCCAGGGCCAAGAGACTTAAGACTAAATGggaagtatgggatccgttatcctgaaatccgttatccagaaagctccaaattatggaaagtttgtctcctataaactccattttatccagatttttaaaaaattttttggtttttcctctgtaattataaaacattaccttctacttgatccaaactaagatgtaattaattcttattggaagcaaaaccagcctatttattttaatgtttacatgattttctagtagatttaagg
Proteins encoded:
- the foxo6.S gene encoding forkhead box O6 S homeolog isoform X1, which gives rise to MEKLEAESDVEPQVRPRSCTWPPLPDPPSDMPLPPPGLDPGQIRKAKSSRRNAWGNMSYADLITKAIESSPERRLTLSQIYDWMVRFVPYFKDKGDSNSSAGWKNSIRHNLSLHTRFIRVQNEGTGKSSWWMLNPEGGKTGKTPRRRAASMDNANGKFIRMKGKAGKKKQQVQSAPERTVEGSPSSQHAKWSESPSSHTSDDFEVWAEFHSRSNPATGNMSGGLSPIIANDEPDDLEDDDVTPSSPLMYPSPSSALSPSNRCSVEMPRLAELTGTIGLGDGLADHLLDELQDSYPVGSGAALRHRSTGFSFSTKCPTLSPPSGAYCGSIYSQPAMAMMRRLPMQTIQENKQAAYPPGNTYRNSSVQDFLSAMSYVHKESLGQSDPGLTNVLGTQRSHRQNIGMLGNCDSGLMPYSTGLLKSQILYHQSTLNHHCSVNNSALISGSGMVNNSESCSLVSAQHHTYFSSQSGNGSLMEGPYQATYHHHHHHHHHPQLYNQDRFPTDLDLDMFNGTLECDVESIILNDFMDNDEMDFNFDSSLPPQGGYNMAVNSQPANQSWVQG
- the foxo6.S gene encoding forkhead box O6 S homeolog (The RefSeq protein has 1 substitution compared to this genomic sequence), with translation MEKLEAESDVEPQVRPRSCTWPPLPDPPSDMPLPPPGLDPGQIRKAKSSRRNAWGNMSYADFITKAIESSPERRLTLSQIYDWMVRFVPYFKDKGDSNSSAGWKNSIRHNLSLHTRFIRVQNEGTGKSSWWMLNPEGGKTGKTPRRRAASMDNANGKFIRMKGKAGKKKQQVQSAPERTVEGSPSSQHAKWSESPSSHTSDDFEVWAEFHSRSNPATGNMSGGLSPIIANDEPDDLEDDDVTPSSPLMYPSPSSALSPSNRCSVEMPRLAELTGTIGLGDGLADHLLDELQDSYPVGSGAALRHRSTGFSFSTKCPTLSPPSGAYCGSIYSQPAMAMMRRLPMQTIQENKQAAYPPGNTYRNSSVQDFLSAMSYVHKESLGQSDPGLTNVLGTQRSHRQNIGMLGNCDSGLMPYSTGLLKSQILYHQSTLNHHCSVNNSALISGSGMVNNSESCSLVSAQHHTYFSSQSGNGSLMEGPYQATYHHHHHHHHHPQLYNQDRFPTDLDLDMFNGTLECDVESIILNDFMDNDEMDFNFDSSLPPQGGYNMAVNSQPANQSWVQG